One Euzebya sp. DNA window includes the following coding sequences:
- a CDS encoding serine/threonine-protein kinase — protein sequence MADPRTSHVLPGYTVLGQIGVGGTATVHRARHDASGTDVAIKVLTAPPADERAQKQFSRETSALAALGWHPNVVVLHEVGTTGRGHPFIAMELLAGGSLDGRVPLPHDAATALAVSVAGALDAAHSQGVLHRDVKPANILLDAAGMPKLADFGISGIVDATHTSGMGMTLNHVAPEVVDGGTATVRSDVYSLASTLYELLAGEPPFTVPQSAALVTLLLKILDSPAPDLRDHGVPADLAAVVADGLAKDPAQRPASARDLGRRLQLVQSAHRWATTPMALPSRSASAPGPTDPGTLPMDALPDIR from the coding sequence GTGGCCGACCCCCGCACGAGCCACGTCCTGCCCGGCTACACCGTGCTCGGACAGATCGGGGTCGGCGGCACCGCGACGGTGCACCGTGCCCGTCACGACGCGAGCGGCACCGACGTGGCCATCAAGGTGCTGACCGCGCCGCCGGCCGACGAGCGGGCGCAGAAGCAGTTCTCCCGCGAGACCTCGGCCCTGGCCGCGCTCGGCTGGCACCCGAACGTCGTGGTCCTGCACGAGGTCGGCACGACCGGTCGGGGCCACCCGTTCATCGCCATGGAGCTGCTGGCCGGTGGGTCCCTCGACGGCCGGGTGCCGCTGCCCCACGACGCGGCGACGGCGCTGGCGGTCAGCGTCGCGGGCGCCCTCGACGCGGCCCACTCCCAAGGGGTCCTGCACCGCGACGTCAAGCCGGCGAACATCCTGCTGGACGCCGCCGGGATGCCGAAGCTGGCCGACTTCGGGATCTCCGGGATCGTCGACGCCACCCACACCTCCGGCATGGGCATGACCCTCAACCACGTCGCTCCCGAGGTCGTCGACGGCGGCACCGCGACGGTCCGCTCCGACGTCTACAGCCTCGCCTCGACGCTGTACGAGCTGCTGGCCGGCGAACCGCCGTTCACCGTGCCCCAGTCCGCTGCGCTGGTCACCCTGCTGCTGAAGATCCTCGACTCGCCCGCCCCGGACCTGCGCGACCACGGGGTCCCCGCCGACCTGGCCGCCGTGGTCGCGGACGGGCTCGCGAAGGACCCGGCCCAGCGGCCTGCCAGCGCGCGGGACCTCGGCCGGCGCCTGCAGCTGGTCCAGTCCGCCCACCGGTGGGCGACCACGCCGATGGCGCTCCCGTCCCGCTCGGCGTCCGCGCCCGGACCGACCGACCCCGGCACCCTGCCGATGGACGCGCTGCCGGACATCCGCTGA
- a CDS encoding CoA ester lyase, producing MRSARDFFRPLAVGAPEPVREIPFRPSRMIHFFPPSVEKMVAKVPDMVGTADVLLANLEDGVPAGDKDAARAGLVKVAGEVDFGETQFWTRVNALDSPWCLDDLTAAVLEAGEALDVIMVPKVEGPEDIHYVDRLLAQLEAKAGLSEPLLVHAILETARGVANVEAICGASPRMQGLSLGPADLAANRRMKTTRVGGGHPGYVVRTDPDPDDADAPRATFQQDLWHYTISRMVDACVAHGILPYYGPFGDIRDTTACEDQFRNAYLLGCVGAWSLHPVQIEIAKRVFSPDPAEVAHAKRVVEAMGDGTGAIMLDGKMEDDASVKQCKVVLDLANQLAARDPDLAEAYDL from the coding sequence ATGCGCAGCGCCCGAGACTTCTTCCGCCCCCTCGCAGTCGGCGCGCCCGAGCCGGTCCGCGAGATCCCCTTCCGCCCCTCCCGGATGATCCACTTCTTCCCGCCGTCGGTGGAGAAGATGGTCGCCAAGGTCCCCGACATGGTCGGCACCGCCGACGTGCTGCTGGCCAACCTCGAGGACGGCGTCCCCGCCGGCGACAAGGACGCCGCCCGCGCAGGGCTGGTGAAGGTTGCGGGCGAGGTCGACTTCGGCGAGACCCAGTTCTGGACGCGGGTGAACGCCCTCGACAGCCCCTGGTGCCTGGACGACCTGACCGCCGCGGTCCTCGAGGCCGGCGAGGCCCTCGACGTCATCATGGTCCCGAAGGTCGAGGGACCGGAGGACATCCACTACGTCGACCGGCTCCTCGCCCAACTCGAGGCCAAGGCCGGGCTGTCCGAGCCGCTGCTGGTCCACGCGATCCTCGAGACCGCCCGCGGGGTGGCGAACGTCGAGGCCATCTGCGGCGCATCGCCGCGCATGCAGGGCCTCTCGCTCGGGCCGGCGGACCTGGCGGCGAACCGGCGGATGAAGACCACCCGCGTCGGCGGCGGCCACCCGGGCTACGTGGTCCGGACCGACCCGGACCCCGACGACGCCGACGCGCCCCGGGCGACGTTCCAGCAGGACCTGTGGCACTACACGATCAGCCGGATGGTCGACGCCTGCGTGGCGCACGGGATCCTCCCCTACTACGGCCCGTTCGGGGACATCCGGGACACCACCGCGTGCGAGGACCAGTTCCGCAACGCCTACCTGCTCGGCTGCGTCGGCGCGTGGTCCCTCCACCCGGTCCAGATCGAGATCGCGAAGCGGGTCTTCAGCCCCGACCCGGCCGAGGTGGCGCACGCCAAGCGCGTCGTGGAGGCCATGGGCGACGGCACCGGCGCGATCATGCTCGACGGGAAGATGGAGGACGACGCCAGCGTCAAGCAGTGCAAGGTCGTCCTCGACCTCGCGAACCAGCTCGCCGCCCGCGACCCCGACCTCGCCGAGGCCTACGACCTGTAG